In Bdellovibrio bacteriovorus, a single window of DNA contains:
- a CDS encoding AarF/UbiB family protein — MFKAKFIFVLFVFVVKFAVAATPASTGLHLSFEQRLALTYALLAQGESQENKQEILERAKAYFQGIYNKEVEHVKVKNFEEFLRLHKGAWPNTHSVKLDLEILEKQGPRAMKIFEAESPRIQKQIDTYLEWQQEQLKNMAQKQNGAESLDMEKLAGQAMALLQNPEAQKIAENWVLQESEALLADRMKELDRVGEKIAQNGFAQQQDKTMRIFMETMFSEYFSRLSPESKKLIVSSYLGGDLLVSDMKKFEIMVQNSGPQLQKLLQVVARQADLGPEMLEVFRALENSVRPVPWVQVEQIVSKEHGNYKFTYFERKALGVGTMAQVHRAKIMVDGKRHDVVVRFIKPGIAERVQEDKVILTEVAKILDNNPEFRKTGAPKLTPIIEDITATVTAELSQEDTIRRQKLAKTRYDGTMLMKTPEYKNYIEFNVPRIYESTGESNLMVQEMVIGKKLDKEVALYKEVAPEMKKAVIENMAKLWANEVMFGGGFYHSDLHQGNFMMHVTDPKIRLHILDFGMGGVISESMQRQVMVLGAGTELLNAELIARAFWNLSDKNRNTVNQTQLQSLVAERIRRIKSGAEVNTSLEHWTAFAMDNGIKLPYEFVSLNRGIVIVNKLLADAGSKLTVTSMMKSYAVAHPAMVYQKLVVEEKISRTDLMKLGWSEMKGVIFGPSEKITAPAAVGLRCEAIFL; from the coding sequence ATGTTTAAGGCAAAATTCATATTTGTTTTGTTTGTATTTGTTGTGAAGTTTGCGGTGGCGGCCACTCCGGCCTCCACTGGGTTGCACCTGTCTTTTGAGCAAAGACTGGCTTTGACTTATGCACTTTTAGCTCAGGGCGAATCGCAAGAAAATAAGCAAGAAATTCTAGAGCGCGCCAAAGCCTACTTTCAGGGCATCTATAATAAAGAAGTGGAACATGTGAAAGTGAAGAACTTTGAAGAGTTCTTGCGTCTTCATAAAGGGGCCTGGCCCAATACTCACAGCGTGAAACTAGATCTTGAAATCCTTGAAAAGCAAGGCCCTCGCGCTATGAAAATCTTTGAAGCCGAAAGCCCGCGCATTCAAAAGCAGATTGATACCTATTTAGAGTGGCAGCAAGAGCAGCTCAAAAACATGGCGCAAAAGCAAAATGGTGCTGAGTCTTTGGATATGGAGAAGCTAGCGGGTCAAGCGATGGCTCTTTTGCAAAATCCAGAAGCGCAAAAAATTGCAGAGAATTGGGTATTGCAGGAAAGTGAAGCTTTGTTGGCCGACCGTATGAAAGAGTTAGACCGCGTGGGTGAAAAAATCGCGCAAAACGGTTTCGCGCAACAACAAGATAAGACTATGCGAATCTTCATGGAGACCATGTTCAGTGAGTACTTCTCGCGCTTGTCGCCAGAATCAAAAAAGCTCATCGTGTCTTCTTACTTAGGCGGAGACCTTTTGGTCTCGGATATGAAAAAATTTGAGATCATGGTTCAAAACAGTGGTCCTCAATTGCAAAAGCTTTTGCAAGTTGTGGCTCGCCAAGCCGATCTAGGTCCCGAAATGCTCGAGGTCTTTCGTGCTCTTGAAAACTCTGTACGTCCGGTGCCTTGGGTGCAGGTAGAGCAAATCGTCAGCAAAGAACATGGCAACTACAAGTTCACTTATTTTGAAAGAAAAGCTTTGGGCGTAGGAACAATGGCGCAAGTTCATCGCGCAAAGATCATGGTCGATGGAAAACGTCATGACGTGGTTGTTCGTTTTATCAAACCCGGCATTGCTGAAAGAGTGCAAGAAGATAAAGTGATCCTGACTGAAGTCGCGAAGATTCTGGATAACAATCCTGAGTTCCGTAAAACGGGTGCGCCAAAGCTCACGCCGATTATTGAAGATATCACCGCAACGGTGACGGCAGAGCTTAGTCAAGAAGATACGATTCGCCGTCAGAAACTAGCAAAGACTCGTTACGACGGGACTATGTTGATGAAAACGCCAGAATACAAGAACTACATCGAATTCAATGTGCCTCGTATTTACGAGTCCACAGGTGAATCAAATTTGATGGTTCAGGAGATGGTGATCGGTAAAAAGCTGGATAAAGAAGTGGCGCTTTATAAAGAAGTGGCTCCTGAAATGAAAAAAGCCGTTATCGAAAATATGGCGAAACTTTGGGCGAACGAAGTGATGTTTGGTGGCGGCTTTTATCACTCGGATCTTCATCAAGGTAACTTCATGATGCATGTCACGGATCCTAAAATTCGTTTGCACATTCTTGACTTCGGTATGGGCGGAGTGATCTCTGAATCCATGCAGCGTCAAGTGATGGTGTTGGGTGCGGGAACGGAGCTTCTGAACGCCGAGCTTATTGCGCGTGCCTTCTGGAACTTAAGTGATAAGAACAGAAACACGGTGAACCAGACGCAGTTACAAAGCTTGGTGGCAGAACGCATTCGCCGAATCAAATCTGGTGCCGAAGTGAATACGTCTTTAGAGCACTGGACAGCTTTTGCGATGGATAATGGAATCAAACTTCCTTATGAGTTTGTCAGTCTGAACCGCGGTATCGTTATCGTGAACAAGCTTTTAGCGGATGCCGGAAGTAAGCTGACCGTGACGAGCATGATGAAGAGTTACGCGGTGGCGCATCCGGCCATGGTTTATCAAAAGCTGGTAGTGGAAGAAAAGATCTCTCGCACCGATCTAATGAAGTTGGGTTGGAGCGAAATGAAGGGCGTGATCTTCGGCCCAAGTGAAAAGATCACGGCTCCGGCGGCAGTGGGCTTGCGCTGCGAAGCTATTTTCCTTTAG
- a CDS encoding MOSC domain-containing protein has protein sequence MKIEELFIYPIKSARAQSVKDMKITSEGPEGDRQWMLVDENGKFLSQRTLPKIATIEVFQDEASLTIGFQKMFFKISKNNSFKRKITVQVWNDSFEAALEPDLYSQGISQYLGVNCKLVRYAPFSQRRVRSLQEETWKPEVRFADARPLLLVNTKSLEDLNSRLPEPVSIDRFRPNIVFHGQSAFEEDGWSRIRVGEVIFSQPKKSARCVMITIDQITGEKKGPEPLKTLSTYRKEGTGVFFGTLWIPENEGLIQKTDTVQVLA, from the coding sequence ATGAAAATCGAAGAGCTTTTTATCTATCCCATTAAATCCGCGCGAGCCCAAAGCGTGAAAGATATGAAAATCACATCGGAAGGCCCGGAAGGGGATCGCCAATGGATGCTCGTCGATGAAAATGGAAAATTTCTTTCGCAAAGAACGCTCCCCAAGATTGCGACGATTGAGGTCTTTCAAGATGAGGCTTCTTTAACCATCGGTTTTCAAAAAATGTTCTTTAAAATTTCAAAGAACAATTCTTTCAAAAGAAAAATCACGGTGCAGGTTTGGAATGACAGCTTTGAGGCAGCCCTAGAGCCTGATTTATACTCGCAGGGTATTTCACAATACTTGGGTGTGAACTGTAAACTTGTCCGCTATGCTCCGTTCTCGCAACGACGTGTGCGTTCTTTACAAGAAGAAACCTGGAAGCCTGAAGTGCGGTTTGCCGACGCAAGACCCTTATTATTGGTAAATACAAAAAGTCTTGAAGATCTAAATTCGCGCTTACCTGAACCTGTGAGTATCGACCGCTTTCGTCCTAATATCGTGTTTCATGGTCAGTCCGCTTTTGAGGAAGACGGATGGAGTCGCATCCGTGTCGGGGAGGTCATATTTTCCCAACCCAAAAAAAGTGCTCGCTGTGTGATGATCACCATTGATCAAATCACGGGCGAAAAGAAGGGCCCTGAGCCATTAAAAACTCTTTCGACCTATCGTAAGGAAGGAACGGGGGTCTTTTTCGGGACTCTGTGGATACCTGAAAACGAAGGTCTGATCCAAAAAACAGATACCGTACAGGTGCTGGCGTAA
- a CDS encoding helix-turn-helix domain-containing protein gives MSLTQSLRRILDDRKLTVAQLSRLSGVPAKTIYHWLAGQQPRKIEHLFRISDILNLSIEELYGRSKKEPHVDLIPTQLTEQINAGIYEVILRPYGKRQDEP, from the coding sequence ATGAGCCTGACTCAAAGTTTACGTCGCATCTTAGATGATCGAAAGCTCACCGTGGCCCAGCTCTCTCGCCTTTCCGGCGTGCCCGCAAAAACCATTTACCATTGGCTGGCGGGACAACAGCCACGCAAGATCGAACATCTGTTTCGCATCAGCGATATTTTAAATCTTTCCATCGAAGAGCTATATGGTCGCAGCAAGAAAGAACCCCACGTGGATCTGATTCCCACCCAACTGACCGAACAAATCAATGCCGGCATCTATGAGGTGATACTTCGTCCTTATGGAAAACGTCAGGATGAGCCGTGA
- a CDS encoding deoxyhypusine synthase family protein, which yields MGPITQFIDHHYRHFNAAALKDAAKGYKKHIDNKGQMLVTLAGAMSTAELGLSLAEMIRQGKVHAISCTGANLEEDVFNLVAHDHYERIPNYRDLTPQDEQKLLEKHLNRVTDTCIPEEEAIRRIENVVLEYWQDADKKGESYFPHEFMYKILLSGKLEQYYQIDPKNSWLLAAAEKNLPMVVPGWEDSTLGNIFAGHCIKGDIKKSTTVKGGIEYMKTWAEWYMGASKAAPVGFFQIGGGIAGDFPICVVPMLEQDLGHEDVPLWSYFCQISDSTTSYGSYSGAIPNEKITWGKLAPTTPSYIVESDATICAPLIFGYVLGW from the coding sequence ATGGGACCTATTACACAGTTTATCGATCATCACTACCGCCACTTTAATGCCGCTGCATTGAAAGACGCAGCTAAAGGCTACAAAAAACACATCGATAACAAAGGCCAAATGCTTGTGACACTAGCAGGTGCTATGTCGACAGCTGAGTTGGGTCTTTCATTGGCAGAGATGATCCGCCAAGGAAAAGTTCACGCTATTTCTTGTACAGGTGCAAACCTTGAAGAAGACGTATTCAACTTGGTTGCTCACGATCACTACGAGCGCATTCCGAACTACCGTGATTTGACTCCGCAAGATGAACAAAAACTTTTGGAAAAGCACTTAAACCGTGTGACGGACACTTGCATTCCTGAAGAAGAAGCCATCCGTCGTATTGAAAACGTGGTGTTGGAATACTGGCAAGACGCTGATAAAAAAGGCGAGTCTTACTTCCCACACGAATTCATGTACAAAATCCTTCTTTCTGGAAAGCTTGAGCAGTACTACCAAATTGATCCAAAAAATTCTTGGTTGTTAGCTGCGGCTGAAAAAAATCTTCCAATGGTTGTTCCGGGTTGGGAAGACTCCACATTGGGTAACATCTTTGCTGGTCACTGCATTAAAGGTGACATCAAAAAGTCGACGACGGTTAAAGGTGGTATCGAGTACATGAAGACGTGGGCAGAGTGGTACATGGGTGCTTCTAAAGCGGCTCCTGTAGGCTTCTTCCAAATCGGTGGTGGTATCGCTGGGGACTTCCCAATTTGTGTGGTTCCGATGCTTGAGCAAGACTTGGGTCACGAAGATGTTCCTTTGTGGAGCTACTTCTGCCAAATCTCTGACTCTACGACATCTTACGGTTCATACTCTGGCGCTATTCCAAATGAGAAGATCACTTGGGGTAAATTGGCTCCAACAACTCCAAGCTACATCGTTGAATCAGATGCGACTATTTGTGCGCCTTTGATCTTCGGATATGTTTTGGGTTGGTAA
- a CDS encoding class I SAM-dependent methyltransferase, whose protein sequence is MKLRIPYQDKITLGYSLARSAHFAAQQFSLPIFEFLTTGKRKHRQSLEPQKMKLAYTELYRLLKKDAENIQHGYYPMDVLKPENLAEHFRRYPRIIMDGYQIAKRRTDRNQKDFNDEANEFLKELPEYYQRNFHFQTGGYLTKESADLYEHQVEILFSGAADAMRRLIIPLVKDVYPGQGEGLHFLEVAAGTGRLTRFMKLAFPKARITVLDLSYPYLKKAQDNLHDFDRLDFVQGAAEDLPFQGGKFDLVYSCFLFHELPLEIRRQAVAEGHRVLKEGGLFGFVDSVQKEDAKDFDWALEQFPVDFHEPFYKNYTMNPMEGLLSYQGFAKIKKDQGFFAKAVVGQKPFSS, encoded by the coding sequence ATGAAGCTGCGAATTCCTTATCAGGACAAAATCACTCTTGGATACTCTTTAGCACGCTCCGCTCACTTTGCAGCCCAGCAGTTTTCTCTTCCCATTTTTGAATTCTTAACGACGGGCAAACGCAAACACCGTCAATCTCTTGAACCGCAGAAAATGAAATTGGCCTATACAGAGTTGTATCGTCTTTTAAAGAAAGACGCTGAAAACATTCAGCACGGCTATTATCCGATGGATGTTTTAAAGCCTGAAAATCTGGCCGAACATTTTCGTCGTTATCCGCGGATTATCATGGATGGCTATCAGATCGCCAAACGTCGTACGGATCGAAATCAAAAAGATTTTAATGACGAAGCGAATGAATTTCTAAAAGAACTTCCTGAATACTACCAACGTAATTTTCATTTTCAAACCGGTGGTTATCTGACGAAAGAGTCTGCGGATCTCTATGAGCACCAAGTGGAGATTCTGTTTTCCGGTGCTGCGGATGCCATGCGCCGACTGATTATTCCATTAGTGAAGGATGTTTATCCGGGGCAAGGGGAAGGGCTTCACTTTTTAGAAGTCGCTGCCGGAACGGGAAGACTCACTCGTTTTATGAAGCTCGCTTTCCCGAAGGCGCGTATCACGGTTTTGGATTTAAGCTACCCTTACTTGAAAAAGGCGCAGGACAATTTGCACGATTTCGATCGCCTGGATTTTGTGCAAGGGGCGGCAGAAGATTTGCCTTTCCAAGGCGGCAAGTTCGATCTTGTTTATTCTTGCTTTTTGTTTCATGAACTTCCTTTAGAGATTCGTCGCCAAGCCGTTGCTGAAGGCCACCGTGTCCTTAAAGAAGGGGGGCTTTTTGGCTTTGTCGACTCTGTGCAAAAAGAAGATGCCAAAGACTTTGATTGGGCTTTAGAGCAATTCCCGGTGGATTTTCATGAACCTTTTTACAAGAACTACACCATGAATCCGATGGAAGGGCTGCTGTCTTACCAAGGCTTCGCGAAGATTAAAAAGGATCAAGGCTTTTTCGCCAAGGCCGTTGTCGGGCAAAAGCCATTCTCTTCTTGA
- a CDS encoding tRNA threonylcarbamoyladenosine dehydratase — MNQTPEQQTPETNLPQPPETQYVLHRRFDRMGRLVGDDVMKKLFNTHVMVIGLGGVGSWAAESLARSGVGKLTIIDFDEICITNANRQLHALQGLVGKKKAEVMGERLRKINPQATVNVIPEFYNEENSEMMLSHNPDFIVDAIDNMTAKTHLLATCKSRGIKVITSGGSAAKMDPLRIKLMDLGETYADPMAASVRKILRQKFNFPDTKKFGIPCVFSDEIPRLPEELKYDNGQGFKCVCPTKSSLHGCDNRNVIHGTASFVTGSFGLAMASYIVNQIHADVKAANAPTKNVGEE, encoded by the coding sequence ATGAACCAAACTCCTGAACAACAAACTCCAGAAACAAATCTGCCTCAACCACCAGAAACGCAATACGTTTTGCACCGTCGTTTTGATCGCATGGGCCGTTTGGTGGGCGATGATGTGATGAAAAAACTTTTCAACACGCACGTGATGGTGATTGGTTTGGGTGGCGTCGGCTCTTGGGCTGCGGAATCATTGGCTCGTTCGGGCGTAGGCAAATTGACGATTATTGATTTCGATGAAATCTGCATCACCAACGCCAACCGTCAGCTTCACGCACTTCAAGGTCTTGTTGGAAAGAAAAAAGCCGAGGTCATGGGGGAGCGTCTTCGTAAGATCAATCCTCAAGCGACGGTGAATGTGATCCCTGAATTCTATAACGAAGAAAATTCGGAGATGATGTTGTCGCACAATCCAGATTTCATTGTCGATGCGATCGACAACATGACCGCAAAAACTCACTTACTAGCGACTTGCAAATCACGTGGTATTAAAGTGATCACTTCTGGTGGTTCGGCTGCGAAAATGGATCCACTCCGTATTAAGTTGATGGACTTGGGCGAAACTTACGCCGATCCGATGGCCGCTTCTGTGCGCAAAATTTTGCGCCAAAAGTTCAACTTTCCGGATACCAAAAAATTCGGCATTCCTTGTGTATTCTCCGACGAAATTCCACGCTTACCAGAAGAACTGAAATACGATAATGGTCAGGGCTTCAAATGTGTGTGTCCCACAAAGAGCAGTCTTCACGGTTGTGACAATCGCAATGTGATTCACGGAACGGCCAGCTTCGTAACGGGATCTTTCGGTTTAGCGATGGCTTCTTATATCGTGAACCAGATCCATGCTGATGTTAAAGCGGCCAACGCACCAACAAAAAATGTGGGTGAAGAATGA
- a CDS encoding TatD family hydrolase: protein MIGFGFWIDAHGHLADPRWEGQQDAIIEEARGRGLHFFMQGGVGPEDWNKQQELKKRHPAHIGLCFGLHPYWVAAHDDEECEEALNLLASALPQALAIGEMGLDFRPHIMKDSRERQLDVFAQQIELAHFSQKPMVLHLVQAHEESLKILDLYGVPKQKGMVHSFNGSGAKAQDFLNRGLYLSIGGPVCRPDNKKLHQAVKEMPLEYLLIESDSPDQPPPAYKDGLNPPESIWEVARTIGELKSLDPLEILDITTGNFHRLIGK from the coding sequence ATGATTGGTTTTGGATTCTGGATCGATGCTCATGGACATTTGGCCGACCCTCGTTGGGAGGGGCAGCAGGACGCTATTATCGAAGAAGCGCGCGGCCGTGGCCTGCATTTCTTCATGCAGGGCGGAGTGGGACCCGAAGACTGGAACAAACAACAAGAGCTTAAAAAGCGCCACCCGGCGCACATTGGATTGTGCTTCGGCCTGCACCCTTATTGGGTGGCGGCTCACGACGATGAGGAGTGTGAAGAGGCTTTAAATCTTTTGGCCTCCGCCTTACCGCAAGCCTTAGCCATCGGCGAGATGGGTTTGGATTTTCGCCCTCACATCATGAAGGATTCCCGCGAGCGCCAATTGGATGTTTTTGCTCAGCAGATTGAGCTTGCGCACTTTTCGCAAAAACCGATGGTTCTTCACTTAGTGCAGGCGCACGAAGAAAGTTTAAAAATTTTAGACCTGTACGGCGTTCCGAAACAAAAAGGTATGGTACATTCTTTCAACGGCAGCGGGGCGAAGGCGCAAGATTTTCTAAACAGAGGCTTGTATCTTTCCATCGGCGGGCCGGTGTGTCGCCCTGACAACAAGAAGTTGCATCAGGCCGTGAAAGAAATGCCTTTAGAGTATCTTCTGATCGAAAGTGACAGCCCGGATCAGCCTCCACCTGCCTATAAAGATGGCTTAAACCCTCCTGAGAGTATCTGGGAGGTGGCAAGAACTATAGGGGAGCTAAAATCACTTGATCCTCTAGAAATATTAGATATCACTACGGGTAATTTTCACAGACTGATAGGGAAGTAA
- a CDS encoding DedA family protein gives MEFANEPIFQWMSQFAYQPGTVYAALIGMMMLSAVGFPLPEEVTLISVGILAFMGAHPQHFPPPYEGAPVVSVHTASIIAFTAVVGADFIIYLIGRVFGRKMLYHPRVRKFFPEHMMKRVEEWTHKYGAYACGIFRFTPGLRFPGHLACGMLRYPAWKFLVIDGIAALISVPTQIYLLAHYGEPILKYLRQFKLVVFAIIGLLIVYFVAKKLREKWLQRAAANNG, from the coding sequence TTGGAATTTGCTAACGAGCCCATATTTCAATGGATGTCGCAATTTGCCTACCAACCCGGTACGGTCTATGCGGCTTTAATTGGTATGATGATGCTTTCGGCAGTCGGTTTTCCGTTGCCGGAAGAAGTGACGTTGATCAGCGTGGGGATTCTGGCCTTTATGGGCGCGCACCCTCAGCATTTCCCGCCGCCTTATGAAGGTGCGCCGGTCGTCAGTGTGCACACAGCTTCTATTATTGCTTTCACCGCCGTTGTCGGGGCCGACTTCATAATCTATCTGATAGGGCGAGTGTTCGGGCGAAAGATGCTCTACCATCCGCGTGTTCGTAAGTTCTTTCCTGAGCACATGATGAAACGAGTGGAAGAGTGGACTCATAAATATGGTGCCTATGCGTGCGGTATCTTCCGTTTCACTCCAGGCCTTCGTTTCCCAGGGCACTTGGCCTGCGGTATGCTGCGCTATCCAGCTTGGAAGTTCCTAGTGATTGATGGCATTGCGGCTTTGATCAGTGTTCCTACACAGATCTACCTGTTGGCTCATTATGGGGAGCCCATCTTAAAATACCTTCGCCAATTCAAACTTGTGGTGTTTGCGATCATCGGTTTGTTGATTGTTTATTTTGTCGCGAAAAAACTGAGAGAAAAATGGCTTCAAAGGGCGGCGGCGAATAACGGTTAG
- a CDS encoding RluA family pseudouridine synthase: protein MNHKRVKEDFSVSAGDYLRVHTKPRRFPVFDINWNDRVIFSDENFIVANKISGIPVHASVDNDQEHLQFYLSKALDCDLFVTHRLDVPTRGLVVFAKSLKFQSEFNKLLLQREMTKIYKATVEGQGLQTGVLTHYMEPSPRAPKTVSHEPHEGWQDCVLEILDIKLLAENRSELKIHLLTGRTHQIRAQLGYEKHPIIGDHAYGAKKISDIEKIELEANELSFVDPIKNQKHSFSLS from the coding sequence TTGAACCACAAAAGAGTTAAAGAAGATTTCTCGGTTTCTGCCGGCGACTATCTTCGCGTACACACAAAACCCCGCCGCTTCCCCGTTTTCGATATAAATTGGAATGACCGCGTGATTTTTAGCGACGAAAACTTCATCGTCGCCAACAAAATTTCCGGCATTCCCGTACATGCCAGCGTCGACAATGATCAAGAGCATCTGCAGTTCTATCTTAGCAAGGCGTTGGACTGCGATCTTTTCGTCACTCACCGCTTAGACGTACCAACGAGAGGCCTAGTCGTCTTCGCCAAGAGTTTAAAATTTCAAAGTGAGTTTAATAAACTGCTCTTACAAAGAGAAATGACAAAGATCTACAAAGCCACGGTCGAAGGCCAAGGCCTGCAAACCGGCGTTCTGACACATTATATGGAGCCATCTCCTCGCGCACCAAAAACAGTTTCGCACGAACCGCACGAGGGCTGGCAAGACTGCGTGCTGGAAATTTTAGATATCAAATTACTCGCAGAAAACCGCAGCGAATTAAAAATTCATCTTCTAACAGGAAGAACCCACCAAATCCGCGCACAACTAGGCTACGAAAAACATCCGATCATCGGCGATCACGCCTACGGCGCAAAGAAAATCAGTGACATCGAAAAAATCGAACTCGAAGCCAACGAGCTTTCGTTCGTAGATCCCATAAAAAATCAAAAGCATTCTTTTAGTCTAAGTTAA